The Spirulina subsalsa PCC 9445 region ACAAGACGATCACACACAATCGGTCGCAACTCCTCCATTAGGTCAAAAGCCAGACTCGCACGACCGGGACGCAACACATGAAGGAAACCCATTTGGGGGTCAAGACCAACGGATTCACAAGCGGCAATACATTCATTTTTGAGTAGACCGTAAAGGAACGAGAGGAGAGAATTGGTCGGGTCAAGGGGAGGATGACGAGAGCGCGTTTTAAACCCAAACGCTTCCCGATTTTGAACAATGGCATGGTCAAACACCTCCAGATAAGCTTTCGCCGCGTTCCCCTCAATGCCCCGGACAGTCTCTACCGTCGTCGCCGCTTCTAGGCGAGTCAGCGATTCTGCATGATGTTGGGCTGCTTTGGTCAGTGCTGTGCGATCGCCCTCTTGTTTCGCATCCCGTGCCGAACGCATCAACAGTTTCCGCGCATTTTGGATCTTCCCTGCCACCATATAGCGGGCAATATCCAACGTTTTAGCCCCGTCATCCACCGCCGCATTTTGAGCGCGACGGAGCAAAACATTTCCCGTCGTCGGCCCCGACAAACGGGCTTTAAACTTGCCATACTCCGACAACCAAACAAAATCTCGCCCATCCTGCGCGCAACGGTGGAGCAAAAACGGACTCACAGATACATTGCCAAACACCACTAAACCAGTAAGATGATGCAAAGGGATTTGAAAAGGCTTTTGTTCCTCTGCTTTCAGTTTCAAGGTATCTCGTTCAAGATGTAGATAAGCGCCCTGAGTTTGAACGTAGAGAGTATTAAGAATCGGTTTCATCGCCAATTATAAACGGGTTGAACACAGCACGACCCACCAGATCAGGCAGACAAACTCCTTGCAGTGAGCAATCCTCACAGCGTTTATCATGCACCGGAGCAGGTATAGTATATTGCTCCAACATTTTCCGGGCTTGTTCCGCAAAAGTCAGCGT contains the following coding sequences:
- the cas1c gene encoding type I-C CRISPR-associated endonuclease Cas1c — encoded protein: MKPILNTLYVQTQGAYLHLERDTLKLKAEEQKPFQIPLHHLTGLVVFGNVSVSPFLLHRCAQDGRDFVWLSEYGKFKARLSGPTTGNVLLRRAQNAAVDDGAKTLDIARYMVAGKIQNARKLLMRSARDAKQEGDRTALTKAAQHHAESLTRLEAATTVETVRGIEGNAAKAYLEVFDHAIVQNREAFGFKTRSRHPPLDPTNSLLSFLYGLLKNECIAACESVGLDPQMGFLHVLRPGRASLAFDLMEELRPIVCDRLVLTLINRQQIQPDDFMERPGGAIYLTESGRKTVLGAYQKRKQEEITHPLLKTKIPLGLVAHTQARLFARYLRGDLDHYPPFIPR